The following proteins come from a genomic window of Methanoculleus caldifontis:
- a CDS encoding amino acid ABC transporter permease gives MDLLPILIDWFPYLLSGVAATLGLVLVALGIGVLIGLPMALGQVYSSRPVRYIIGIYVWFFRGLPILVLLFLFWFGIFPAIGLGDLSAFVVGAVVLGLRGAAYQSQIFRGAIQSVGEGQMIAARSLGMSRFTAIHSVVLPQAMRIALPGWSNEYPNILTDSAVCYAIGVAELLTITSRMVTQTHITMPIYLAAAGIFIILNYGGLRVLHGLEKRVAVPGFGAGGM, from the coding sequence ATGGATCTTCTGCCAATCCTCATCGACTGGTTCCCGTATCTCCTCTCAGGCGTTGCCGCGACCCTCGGTCTTGTCCTCGTCGCTCTCGGTATAGGGGTCCTTATCGGCCTCCCCATGGCGCTCGGCCAGGTGTACAGTTCTCGCCCGGTGCGCTATATCATCGGGATCTACGTCTGGTTCTTCAGGGGTCTCCCCATCCTCGTCCTGCTCTTCCTCTTCTGGTTCGGCATCTTCCCGGCGATCGGGCTCGGCGATCTCTCTGCGTTCGTCGTCGGAGCGGTCGTGCTGGGCCTGAGAGGCGCGGCGTACCAGTCCCAGATCTTCCGGGGGGCCATCCAGTCGGTCGGGGAAGGGCAGATGATCGCGGCACGATCACTCGGGATGAGCAGGTTCACCGCCATCCATTCCGTCGTCCTTCCCCAGGCGATGCGGATCGCTCTTCCCGGATGGTCGAACGAGTACCCGAACATCCTGACGGACTCGGCAGTCTGTTACGCCATCGGGGTCGCAGAACTGCTCACCATCACATCGAGGATGGTCACGCAGACTCATATCACGATGCCGATCTACCTCGCCGCGGCAGGGATCTTCATCATCTTAAATTACGGGGGCCTCAGAGTCCTGCACGGGCTTGAGAAGAGAGTCGCGGTTCCGGGGTTCGGGGCAGGAGGGATGTAG
- a CDS encoding 6-phosphofructokinase: MTTVGVLTGGGDCPGLNAVIRAVVRTGARYGFDTIGIRDGWHGLVAGNVEPLTDYSVTGILPKGGTILGTSRTNPFKNEADVQRLRDNIRKFGIDAIVAIGGEDTLGVANKLSKIGIPVVGVPKTIDNDVGATDYTFGFDTAVSIVTEAIDRLHTTAESHHRVMVVEVMGRHAGWIATVAGIAGGADEILIPEIPFDLDEVTRHLKARYERGKQFSIVVVAEGAQPKGMAEAITRSARTDEFGHVTLGGVGNILRDELEKRLDMEVRVTVLGHVQRGGSPTAHDRVLATRFGVAAANLIRDKDFGKMVALRGNEIVAVPLEEAVANLKTVDMDLYEMASIFYGG, from the coding sequence ATGACGACGGTCGGCGTACTGACGGGAGGGGGAGACTGTCCGGGCCTGAACGCGGTGATCCGGGCGGTGGTGCGGACAGGGGCGAGATACGGATTCGACACGATCGGGATCCGGGACGGATGGCACGGACTGGTCGCCGGGAACGTCGAACCGCTCACCGATTACTCGGTGACCGGGATCCTCCCCAAAGGCGGGACGATCCTCGGGACGTCGCGGACGAACCCCTTCAAGAACGAGGCGGACGTCCAGCGGCTGCGCGACAACATCAGGAAGTTCGGGATCGATGCCATCGTCGCGATCGGGGGTGAAGATACCCTCGGCGTCGCGAACAAACTCTCGAAGATCGGCATTCCGGTCGTGGGGGTCCCAAAGACCATCGACAACGACGTCGGCGCGACCGACTACACCTTCGGGTTCGATACCGCCGTCTCGATCGTCACGGAGGCGATCGACCGCCTCCACACGACGGCGGAGTCGCACCACCGGGTCATGGTGGTGGAGGTGATGGGCCGGCATGCGGGATGGATCGCGACCGTGGCCGGGATCGCCGGCGGAGCCGATGAGATCCTCATCCCGGAGATCCCGTTCGACCTCGACGAGGTCACCCGGCACCTCAAGGCGCGCTACGAGCGGGGAAAGCAGTTCAGCATCGTCGTGGTCGCGGAGGGCGCCCAGCCGAAGGGGATGGCGGAGGCGATCACCCGGTCCGCCCGGACGGACGAGTTCGGCCACGTAACGCTCGGCGGCGTCGGCAACATCCTGCGCGACGAGCTCGAGAAGAGGCTCGATATGGAGGTGCGGGTGACGGTGCTCGGCCACGTCCAGCGCGGCGGGTCCCCGACGGCGCACGATCGGGTGCTCGCGACCCGGTTTGGGGTGGCGGCGGCGAACCTCATCAGGGACAAGGACTTCGGGAAGATGGTCGCGCTCAGAGGGAACGAGATCGTCGCGGTCCCGCTCGAAGAGGCGGTGGCGAACCTCAAGACGGTGGATATGGACCTCTATGAGATGGCGAGCATCTTTTATGGGGGATGA
- a CDS encoding ABC transporter ATP-binding protein produces MGLTDCCRRTFAFTREILRQPAKGDGDLRFSDLGFFLRFARPIWKAGVLALVATAIVSALKTVLPLSIKVFIDNILLGEAPSSDAILAGAGGLLSSLDLLIVALLALGLLTGATDLARNYLTARFREGYAFNLQTALVEHVLSFPLSYFKSQQTGYIMSRLSDDVQILQYTISQYLPQIVANALYVAFTLVILSILSLSLTFVVLAFIPLYLLVNAVFVRRIRAATHRERERQAYVSRDLQEVISGIDTVKSHAAEDREVHKVSGTLRNMVDARIKNTMLSAFSEYFRIGTMSLMLVAVIWFGGNEVLAGAMTVGDFVAFAVYIMTFAPTVNTFFAFPVVMQPALTSAARLHELFGMHGESGAAPGAGGIVPGAVQGRIEFAGVWFGYDRSDWVLHDARFVIRPGEAVAVVGRTGAGKTTLINLILRAFAPQRGTITLDGHDLMSLDPQWLRRQISIVSQDLFLFHTTIEENIRYSRPEATVEEVVEAARRAQIHDEIVRLPDGYRTIVGERGTQLSVGQRQRVAIARAFLKDAPILILDEPTSALDLQTEDLIRRTLRTLVQGRTTILISHRPSLLELADRILAVEDGRVRECRDAGPGRGLTGYGDAPLWHGA; encoded by the coding sequence ATGGGACTCACAGACTGCTGCCGGCGCACCTTCGCCTTCACCCGCGAGATCCTGAGGCAGCCGGCGAAGGGCGACGGGGATCTCCGGTTTTCCGACCTCGGCTTCTTTCTCCGGTTCGCCCGGCCGATATGGAAGGCGGGGGTCCTCGCGCTCGTGGCGACGGCCATCGTCTCGGCGCTCAAGACGGTCCTCCCGCTCAGCATCAAGGTCTTCATCGACAACATCCTGCTCGGAGAGGCCCCCTCGTCGGACGCCATCCTAGCAGGGGCCGGCGGACTCCTCTCGTCGCTCGATCTCCTCATCGTCGCCCTTCTCGCGCTCGGGCTTCTCACCGGCGCGACCGACCTCGCCCGGAACTACCTGACCGCCCGGTTCAGGGAGGGCTACGCCTTCAACCTCCAGACCGCCCTCGTCGAGCACGTCCTGAGTTTCCCGCTCTCCTACTTCAAGTCGCAGCAGACCGGCTACATCATGTCCCGCCTCTCCGACGACGTCCAGATCCTGCAGTACACCATCTCCCAGTACCTCCCCCAGATCGTCGCGAACGCCCTCTACGTCGCCTTCACCCTCGTCATCCTCAGTATCCTGAGCCTCTCCCTGACCTTCGTCGTCCTCGCTTTCATCCCCCTCTACCTGCTGGTCAACGCCGTCTTCGTCCGGAGGATCCGTGCCGCCACGCACCGGGAGCGCGAGCGGCAGGCCTATGTCTCGCGGGACCTCCAGGAGGTGATATCCGGGATCGATACCGTGAAGTCGCACGCTGCGGAAGACCGGGAGGTCCACAAGGTCTCCGGAACGCTCCGGAATATGGTCGATGCCCGGATCAAGAACACCATGCTCTCCGCGTTCTCGGAGTACTTCAGGATCGGGACGATGTCGCTGATGCTGGTCGCCGTCATCTGGTTCGGCGGGAACGAGGTGCTCGCCGGCGCCATGACCGTCGGGGACTTCGTCGCGTTCGCGGTCTACATCATGACATTCGCCCCCACCGTGAACACCTTCTTCGCCTTCCCGGTGGTCATGCAGCCTGCGCTCACGTCCGCCGCCCGCCTGCACGAACTCTTTGGGATGCATGGTGAATCGGGCGCCGCCCCCGGTGCCGGCGGGATCGTCCCCGGCGCCGTGCAAGGCCGGATCGAGTTTGCCGGCGTCTGGTTCGGCTACGACCGGTCCGATTGGGTTCTCCACGACGCACGGTTCGTCATCCGCCCCGGCGAGGCGGTCGCCGTCGTCGGGCGGACCGGGGCAGGAAAGACGACGCTCATCAACCTGATCCTGCGGGCTTTTGCACCGCAGCGAGGCACGATCACGCTCGACGGCCACGACCTCATGTCGCTCGATCCGCAGTGGCTGCGGCGGCAGATCTCGATCGTCTCCCAGGACCTCTTCCTCTTCCACACCACCATCGAGGAGAACATCCGCTACAGCAGGCCTGAGGCCACTGTCGAGGAGGTCGTTGAGGCCGCCCGGAGGGCGCAGATCCACGACGAGATCGTGCGGCTCCCCGACGGTTACCGGACGATTGTCGGCGAGCGCGGGACCCAGCTCTCCGTCGGCCAGCGGCAGCGGGTCGCGATTGCGAGAGCGTTCCTCAAAGACGCCCCCATCCTCATCCTCGATGAGCCCACGTCGGCGCTCGACCTCCAGACCGAAGATCTGATACGCCGGACGCTCCGGACCCTGGTCCAGGGCAGGACGACCATCCTCATCTCCCACCGCCCCTCGCTCCTGGAACTCGCCGACCGTATCCTCGCGGTCGAAGACGGGCGGGTGCGGGAGTGCCGCGATGCCGGTCCCGGCCGCGGGCTTACGGGATACGGTGACGCACCCCTATGGCATGGGGCATAA
- a CDS encoding amino acid ABC transporter ATP-binding protein, whose protein sequence is MDNNEIVLRVEDIHKAFGDKEVLRGVSFDVRRGETMVFIGPSGTGKSTLLRCINQLTLPDRGRVWLDGEEVTNSGARINHFRQKIGMVFQNFFLFDHLTAVRNVELALLKVRGMSKAEAREKALMELRQVGMEDWADHYPAELSGGQAQRVSIARALAMDPDVILFDEPTSALDPELTREVLEVMKRLARDGMTMLVVTHEMGFACSVANEILFMENGVVAEQGSPDLLLHDPRFTRMKDFIGRFDSHPGD, encoded by the coding sequence ATGGACAACAACGAGATTGTGCTGAGAGTCGAGGACATACACAAGGCTTTCGGGGATAAGGAGGTGCTGCGGGGTGTCTCGTTCGATGTCCGGAGAGGCGAGACGATGGTCTTCATCGGCCCTTCGGGGACGGGAAAGAGCACGCTTCTCCGGTGCATCAACCAGCTCACGCTGCCCGACCGCGGAAGGGTCTGGCTCGACGGCGAGGAGGTCACGAACTCCGGAGCCCGGATCAACCATTTCCGGCAGAAGATCGGGATGGTCTTCCAGAACTTCTTCCTCTTCGACCACCTCACCGCCGTCAGAAATGTCGAACTGGCCCTGCTCAAGGTCAGGGGAATGAGCAAGGCCGAGGCGCGCGAGAAAGCGCTCATGGAGCTCCGGCAGGTGGGGATGGAGGACTGGGCCGACCATTATCCGGCCGAGCTCTCCGGCGGCCAGGCCCAGCGGGTCTCCATCGCCCGGGCGCTTGCCATGGACCCGGATGTCATCCTCTTCGACGAGCCGACGTCCGCGCTCGACCCCGAACTGACCCGCGAGGTCCTAGAGGTCATGAAGCGGCTGGCCCGGGACGGCATGACGATGCTCGTCGTCACCCACGAGATGGGGTTTGCCTGCTCGGTCGCAAACGAGATCCTCTTCATGGAGAACGGTGTGGTCGCCGAGCAGGGCTCTCCGGACCTGCTCCTGCACGATCCGCGGTTCACCCGAATGAAGGACTTCATCGGACGGTTTGATTCCCATCCGGGAGACTGA
- a CDS encoding beta/alpha barrel domain-containing protein has protein sequence MSPAPDIRIPLDVPPEEQERYRENFRKITHGTGRLMLFAGDQKIEHLNDDFFGEGIHPEDADPEHLFRIASRARIGVFATQLGMIARYGEDYRDVPYLVKLNSKTHLVGTSQRDPLSSELHNVGQVVDLRDRTGLSILGVGYTVYLGSEYEPMMLYQAAQLINHAHANGLITVLWMYPRGKAVKDERDPHLVAGAAGVAATLGSDFAKVNPPKKGGTIDAALLKEAAAAAGRTGAVCAGGAHASVPEFLQQLHDQIHLGGMVGNATGRNIHQRSLDEAVRFCNAISAITLDDASVDEAMKIYEGGR, from the coding sequence ATGTCACCAGCACCCGATATCAGGATCCCTCTCGATGTGCCTCCCGAAGAGCAGGAGAGGTACCGGGAGAACTTCCGGAAGATCACGCACGGCACCGGGAGGCTGATGCTCTTTGCCGGGGACCAGAAGATCGAGCACCTCAACGACGACTTTTTCGGCGAAGGCATCCACCCCGAAGACGCCGACCCCGAACATCTCTTCCGGATCGCGAGCCGGGCGAGGATCGGGGTCTTTGCCACCCAGCTCGGCATGATCGCCCGGTATGGCGAGGATTACCGGGACGTGCCGTATCTCGTCAAACTCAACTCCAAGACCCACCTGGTCGGGACCTCCCAGCGGGACCCGCTCAGTTCGGAGCTCCACAACGTCGGGCAGGTCGTCGATCTCCGGGACCGGACGGGGCTCTCGATCCTCGGCGTCGGCTACACAGTCTACCTCGGCAGCGAGTACGAGCCGATGATGCTCTACCAGGCGGCCCAGCTCATCAACCACGCGCACGCGAACGGCCTCATCACCGTGCTCTGGATGTATCCCCGCGGCAAGGCGGTCAAGGACGAGCGGGACCCGCACCTGGTCGCGGGGGCGGCGGGCGTCGCGGCAACCCTCGGGAGCGACTTCGCGAAGGTGAACCCCCCGAAGAAGGGCGGGACGATCGATGCCGCGCTGCTTAAGGAGGCGGCGGCGGCGGCCGGCAGGACGGGCGCGGTCTGTGCGGGTGGGGCGCATGCCAGCGTGCCGGAGTTCCTGCAGCAGCTTCACGACCAGATCCACCTTGGCGGCATGGTCGGGAACGCGACCGGCAGGAACATCCATCAGCGGTCGCTCGACGAGGCCGTCCGGTTCTGCAACGCGATATCGGCGATCACCCTCGACGATGCGAGCGTGGACGAGGCGATGAAGATCTACGAAGGAGGGAGGTGA